Below is a window of Streptomyces genisteinicus DNA.
AGAGCCGGCCGAGCCCGAGGACGAGCGACCGCAGGCGGATCGGCGGCGTATGGGGAAGGACCCTGGCCTCGGCGAGCAGCCCCTCCAGTGCGCCGGACAAGTGGTTGTCCAGCGCCACGGCCAGGTCCTCCTTGGTCGAGAAGTGACCGTACAGCGCGCCCTTCGTCAATCGGACCCGGTCCGCCATGTTCTGCAGGTTTGCGTTCGCGTAGCCGTACCGCGCGAACTCGTAGGCGGCCGCGTCGAGTACGCGGTCGTACGTCCGCAGGGCACGTGCCTGTTTCGGCATGACCCTCCCCTTCTGTGCCGGCTCGTCCCTGAGCCGAGGTGCAAAAGATACGTTCGTGAACGAATTCTATTCATCGAATGAGGTGCCCGCCAGATGATGCACCGTCACAATCCGGCTGAAGAATGCGCCGACGCGTTCTCGACCCTGCCGACGGCGTTCCTCGTCGCCGCCGCCGAGAGCGCGGCCGTCCACGCCGCGACCGCCGACGACGCCCGCAGGATCGCGGACGAGACCGTCGCCCTCCTCACCCGCGCCGGCTTCGCGCGCCATTTCGTGCCCCGCTCCCGCGGCGGTGCGGAGGGCACGTTCGAGAGCCTGGTCACCGCGGCCGCCGCAGTGGGCGAGGGCTGCGCCTCGGCGGCCTGGGTCGGGGTCCTGTGGGCCGCCCACGGCCGGTTCGCTGCCTACCTGCCGCCCGAGGGCCAGCGGGAACTGTGGGCCGCCGGCCCGGACGCCCGGATCTGCGCCGCGGTCAGACCGTCCGGCCTGGCGCGCCGGCTGCCGTCCGGCCGGCTGCTGAGCGGCGAGTGGGAGTGCGTGAGCGGGGTGGACTTCGCGGACTGGATCCTGGTCTGCGCGCCCGAACCCGGCGCGGGGCCGCGCATGTACGCGGTGCCGAAGGGCGACTTCCACGTGCGCGACTCCTGGAACAGCAGCGGGATGCGCGGGACCGGCAGCCACACCGCGGTGCTGGAGAACGCCTTCGTGCCCGACCACCGCGGCTTCGCCCTGTCCGACCTGCTGGCGGGGACACCCGGCCCGGGTCGCTCCCGGTGCCACACCGTCCCCGGCCACCTCGCGGGCGGCCTCCTCTTCTGCGCCCCGGCGCTCGGCGCGGCCCGCGGCGCGCTGTCCGCCTGGTCGGCCTGGGCCGCCGGGGCCCAGGCCAGGGAACTCCCGCACCTCGAAGGCAGCCGCCTGCACCACACCCTGGCCCGCGCGGCCGACGACATCGAGGCCGCGGAACTCCTCCTCCTCGCCGCCGCCAGAACCGCCGACGCGGGCGCCCGGGCCGAGGGCGACGTCCTCAGGAACCGCCGGAGATCCGCCGCCGCCGTCGATCTGCTCGTGCAGGGCGTCGAACGGCTCTTCCGGACCGCCGGCATGAGCGCCGGCGGCCGGCCGGGCCCCATCGAACGCAGCTGGCGGGACGTCCACACGGTCGCCGCCCACCAGATGCTCCGCAGGGAGGCGGCGGCGATGGCCTACTCCTCGTACGTCTTCTCCACGCTCGGCGACCACGAATCCATGACCGCCGTACCGCTCACCACACTGCCGGAGGTATCCGCATCATGACCATCGAACCGCTGTTCCCGCAGGACGGCACCGCCCCCGCCTACCTGGTGTTCTGCGACATCGACGACACCCTCATCCGATGCCGGAGCGGGGTGGAGTTCCTCCGCCACTGGGCCGGGTTACGGAACGGACCCGAGGGCGAGAGAGCCACCGACGAGTTCCTCGCGGGCCTCTACGCGCGGATGGCGAGCGGCATGTCCCGGGAGGACGCCAACCGGGAGTACCACCGGGCCTGGAGGGGCAGCCCGGTCGAGGAGGTCGAGGAACAGGCCGCCCGGTGGTACGAACAGCGCAGCGCGGCCGAGGACTTCTACATCGCCGATACGGTCGAGGCCCTGCGCCGGCACCGCGCGGCGGGTGCGGCCGTGGCGCTGGTGTCCGGGTCGTTCCCCCCGCTGATGCCGCACGTCGCCCGCGTGGTGGGCGCGCAGTACGTGCTCGGGGCCCGGCTGGAACGGTGCGGCCGCGTCCTGACCGGGGGGCTGCTCGGCCGCCCCGCCATCGGTGAGGGCAAGTGCGTCCTCGTCGGCGAACTGCTGGACCTCCACCCCCACATCGCCCCCGAGGACTGCCACGCCTACGGCGACCACGCCTCCGACCGGCCCATGCTGGACATGGTCGGACACCCCACGCTGGTGATCCCGGACGGCTCCCACACCCCCCTCCACCCGGCGGCGATGGTCTGACCCACCGCCATGCGGCGCCGCCCGCCCCCGCCCGAGAGGGGCGGGGGCGGGCGGCGGGGTCCGGAGGGGGCTCTGCTCGTCGCCCCGTCGGAATCGCGCGCACACGGTCACCTGCGTCACTGCGTCGCCGCCTTCACCGCGTCGGGATCCTTGTCCCGAACGCCGGGGCGGTACAGCAGGAACGTCACCACGAGGCCGACGGCCGCGAGGCCGGCCGCCCACCAGTACGCGGTGGAGTAGCTGTGCAGCGCCGCCTCGGCGATCACTGCGGGAGTCGGCTGCCGACTGCTGACATAGGCGCCGGCCGCGCTCGCCGCGAGCGTGTTGAGGACGGCGATCCCCAGCGAACCACCGATCTGCTGCGTCGTGTTGACCGCCGCGGAGGCCACGCCGGAGTCGTCCTGGTGCACCCGGTAGGTGGCCAGGTCGATCGCCGGCGCGTAGATCATGCCGATGCCGAGTCCCAGGACGATGAGCGGCGGCAGGATGCCTCCGGCGTAGGTGCTGTCCAGTTCCAGCCGGGTGAACCAGATCATGCCCGCACCCAGCAGCGCCATCCCGACGGGGATCACGGTC
It encodes the following:
- a CDS encoding acyl-CoA dehydrogenase family protein, giving the protein MMHRHNPAEECADAFSTLPTAFLVAAAESAAVHAATADDARRIADETVALLTRAGFARHFVPRSRGGAEGTFESLVTAAAAVGEGCASAAWVGVLWAAHGRFAAYLPPEGQRELWAAGPDARICAAVRPSGLARRLPSGRLLSGEWECVSGVDFADWILVCAPEPGAGPRMYAVPKGDFHVRDSWNSSGMRGTGSHTAVLENAFVPDHRGFALSDLLAGTPGPGRSRCHTVPGHLAGGLLFCAPALGAARGALSAWSAWAAGAQARELPHLEGSRLHHTLARAADDIEAAELLLLAAARTADAGARAEGDVLRNRRRSAAAVDLLVQGVERLFRTAGMSAGGRPGPIERSWRDVHTVAAHQMLRREAAAMAYSSYVFSTLGDHESMTAVPLTTLPEVSAS
- a CDS encoding HAD family hydrolase, translated to MTIEPLFPQDGTAPAYLVFCDIDDTLIRCRSGVEFLRHWAGLRNGPEGERATDEFLAGLYARMASGMSREDANREYHRAWRGSPVEEVEEQAARWYEQRSAAEDFYIADTVEALRRHRAAGAAVALVSGSFPPLMPHVARVVGAQYVLGARLERCGRVLTGGLLGRPAIGEGKCVLVGELLDLHPHIAPEDCHAYGDHASDRPMLDMVGHPTLVIPDGSHTPLHPAAMV